One genomic segment of Mycolicibacterium gilvum includes these proteins:
- a CDS encoding GGDEF domain-containing protein yields the protein MIDLDGLKRINDQHGHAAGDDYIKSVAHTIRRRLSLSDVFARIGGDEFAALLPHTTSNQAHKLARTLVDEVRVHSRGSVSIGVSMIRPGQSGGDALQRADQAMYRAKQQGAGHKCES from the coding sequence ATGATCGACCTTGACGGGCTTAAACGGATCAATGATCAGCACGGCCACGCCGCTGGCGATGACTACATCAAGAGCGTCGCTCACACCATCCGTCGTCGCCTGAGTCTTTCCGATGTTTTCGCCCGTATCGGTGGCGATGAATTCGCCGCCCTGCTGCCACATACCACTTCCAACCAGGCCCATAAACTGGCTCGCACTCTGGTTGACGAGGTGCGGGTCCACTCCCGAGGGAGTGTTTCCATCGGTGTCAGCATGATCCGCCCTGGCCAATCCGGTGGCGATGCACTGCAGCGCGCCGACCAAGCCATGTACCGAGCCAAGCAACAAGGCGCCGGACACAAATGCGAGTCCTAG
- a CDS encoding IS3 family transposase (programmed frameshift): MARKNYPDEFKRDAVALYRDTEGATIAQIAAELGVSEATLSAWCKSAGVPIRHRRGVVVAEPVPGAESPEQELARLRSEVKALRATEARLSTERDILRSAAKYFGRGDELVSRFQFVADHLHAFEVKWLCAVVEVARSSFYAWLAGADGRAARRAADEALAERIRAVHDEDNTYGAPRITAELNDGAPEGQRVNHKRVARVMRGAGIAGYRRRRRVKTTVADPANQKVPDLLKRDFTAAQVNTRYVGDITYLPLATGANLYLATVIDCCSRRVAGWAIADHMRTELVIDALKAAAALRGSLAGAIFHADNGSQYTSRDFANLCRDLGVVQSMGAVGSSADNALAESFNAALKREILQDRNCWPDAAICRREVFRWLARYNTTRRHSYCRHSSPATYERNLTPATLPEAA; the protein is encoded by the exons ATGGCAAGGAAAAATTACCCCGATGAGTTCAAGCGTGACGCGGTCGCGCTCTACCGGGACACCGAGGGCGCGACGATCGCCCAGATCGCTGCCGAGCTCGGTGTCAGCGAGGCCACGCTCTCGGCGTGGTGCAAGTCGGCCGGGGTGCCGATTCGGCACCGCCGCGGTGTCGTAGTGGCCGAGCCTGTGCCAGGGGCCGAGAGCCCTGAGCAGGAGCTGGCCCGCCTCCGCAGTGAGGTCAAGGCGTTACGCGCCACCGAGGCGCGGTTGTCCACCGAGCGTGACATCTTGCGGTCGGCGGCCAAATATTTCG GCCGGGGAGACGAACTGGTGAGCCGCTTTCAGTTTGTCGCCGACCACCTGCACGCCTTCGAGGTGAAGTGGCTCTGCGCAGTCGTCGAGGTTGCGCGTTCGTCGTTCTACGCGTGGTTGGCCGGTGCTGACGGACGAGCGGCCCGTCGGGCTGCTGACGAGGCGCTGGCCGAGCGTATCCGCGCCGTCCACGACGAGGACAACACCTACGGGGCGCCGCGGATCACCGCCGAGCTCAACGACGGTGCGCCCGAGGGGCAGCGGGTCAACCACAAGCGGGTGGCTCGGGTGATGCGCGGCGCCGGGATCGCCGGTTATCGACGCCGACGTCGGGTCAAGACGACCGTGGCGGACCCGGCGAACCAGAAGGTCCCCGACCTGCTCAAACGGGATTTCACCGCCGCGCAGGTCAACACCCGTTACGTCGGCGACATCACCTACTTGCCATTGGCGACCGGCGCCAACCTGTACCTGGCCACCGTGATCGACTGCTGTTCACGGCGGGTCGCCGGGTGGGCGATCGCCGATCACATGCGCACCGAACTGGTCATCGATGCGCTCAAAGCCGCTGCTGCACTGCGGGGTTCACTGGCTGGTGCAATATTCCATGCAGATAATGGAAGTCAGTACACCTCACGGGATTTCGCGAATCTCTGCCGCGATCTGGGGGTCGTCCAGTCGATGGGTGCGGTGGGGTCAAGTGCCGATAACGCGTTGGCCGAATCGTTCAACGCCGCCCTCAAGCGCGAGATTCTGCAAGACCGTAACTGCTGGCCGGACGCGGCGATCTGCCGCCGTGAGGTCTTTCGGTGGCTGGCCCGCTACAACACCACACGACGGCACTCCTACTGCCGTCATTCCAGCCCCGCGACCTACGAAAGGAACCTGACACCGGCTACGCTGCCCGAAGCCGCATAA
- a CDS encoding IS256 family transposase, with protein MTQDYSALLAQLDALKSADAGAVFAELIRAGLQALIEAEAAEAIGAGRYQRSEQRNTHRNGHRAKTVSTTSGDIEVKIPKLRAGSFFPSLLERRRRIDKALHAVIMEAYVHGVSTRSVDDLVAALGVGSGVSKSEVSRICAGLDKEIEAFRTRRLTHTQFPYVFCDATFCKVRVGAHVVSQALIVATGVSIDGTREVLGTAVGDSESFEFWREFLGSLKARGLTGVHLVISDAHAGLKAAVAQQFAGSSWQRCRVHFMRNLHGAVAAKHAPAVTAAVKTIFAHTDPAEVAAQWDQVADTLSASFPKISTMMDEAKTDVLAFTAFPRAHWQKIWSNNPIERLNKEIKRRADVVEIFPNPAAFLRLATAVVIEAHDEWQVTRRYLSDISMVELRKVIAAKQAAAEPAAKALAEQRQIA; from the coding sequence ATGACCCAGGACTATTCTGCCTTGCTCGCCCAGCTCGATGCGCTCAAGTCCGCTGATGCGGGCGCGGTGTTCGCCGAGTTGATCCGTGCTGGACTGCAGGCGTTGATCGAGGCCGAGGCCGCTGAGGCGATCGGGGCCGGGCGCTATCAACGCAGCGAGCAACGCAACACGCACCGCAATGGGCATCGGGCCAAGACGGTGTCGACGACGTCCGGGGACATCGAGGTCAAGATCCCCAAGCTGCGGGCCGGCTCGTTCTTCCCGTCGCTGCTTGAGCGGCGCCGCCGCATCGACAAAGCGCTGCACGCGGTGATCATGGAGGCCTACGTCCACGGTGTCTCCACCCGCAGCGTCGATGACTTGGTTGCTGCCCTCGGCGTCGGCTCGGGGGTCTCCAAGTCCGAGGTGTCGCGTATCTGCGCCGGTCTCGATAAGGAGATCGAGGCGTTTCGGACCCGCAGGCTGACTCACACCCAGTTCCCCTACGTGTTTTGCGATGCCACGTTTTGCAAGGTCCGCGTCGGGGCCCATGTGGTGTCCCAAGCGCTGATCGTGGCCACCGGGGTGTCCATCGACGGCACCCGCGAAGTGCTCGGCACGGCCGTGGGTGACAGCGAATCCTTCGAGTTCTGGCGCGAGTTTTTGGGCTCGCTCAAAGCGCGCGGCCTGACCGGGGTGCATCTGGTGATCTCCGATGCCCATGCGGGCCTCAAAGCCGCCGTGGCCCAGCAGTTCGCCGGATCGTCGTGGCAGCGCTGCCGGGTGCATTTCATGCGCAACCTGCACGGCGCGGTCGCGGCCAAACATGCCCCGGCGGTCACGGCGGCGGTCAAGACGATCTTTGCCCACACCGATCCCGCCGAGGTCGCCGCTCAATGGGATCAGGTAGCCGACACGCTCTCGGCGAGCTTTCCGAAAATCTCGACAATGATGGATGAGGCCAAAACCGATGTGTTGGCGTTCACCGCGTTCCCGCGGGCGCACTGGCAAAAGATCTGGTCGAACAACCCCATCGAACGGCTCAATAAAGAGATCAAACGCCGCGCCGACGTGGTAGAAATCTTCCCCAACCCTGCGGCGTTCCTACGACTGGCGACCGCGGTGGTCATAGAAGCCCACGACGAATGGCAAGTCACTCGCCGCTACCTCTCCGACATCTCGATGGTCGAGCTGCGCAAAGTCATCGCCGCCAAACAGGCCGCCGCTGAACCCGCCGCCAAAGCCCTCGCCGAACAGCGCCAAATCGCCTAG
- a CDS encoding mechanosensitive ion channel family protein: MLFVLQLAFGVFGPNPVSDLLTGVIAFLPKLFVALIIVVVASAIAAAVRDLLSNSLSGLSYGRMLANIASIFILGLGIIAALNQIGIALTVTLPVLVAILGTIGGILVVGVGGGLIKPMQHRWEDYLNKAEQESRNLRDTVSSSPDTSRPQPPNQVGAPPNFYDPSAQQQAQPGSQPPYDYQQPGYPPPGQQQSPYGTNPPHRPEY, translated from the coding sequence GTGCTGTTCGTGCTGCAACTGGCGTTCGGCGTGTTCGGCCCCAACCCCGTCAGCGACCTGCTCACCGGGGTCATCGCCTTCCTGCCCAAACTGTTCGTCGCCCTGATCATCGTGGTCGTCGCGTCGGCCATCGCCGCCGCGGTGCGAGATCTGTTGTCCAACAGCCTCAGTGGCCTGTCCTACGGCAGAATGCTGGCCAACATCGCCAGCATCTTCATCCTCGGCCTGGGGATCATCGCCGCCCTCAACCAGATCGGCATCGCGCTGACAGTCACCCTGCCGGTGCTCGTCGCGATCCTGGGCACCATCGGGGGCATCCTGGTGGTCGGGGTCGGCGGCGGACTAATCAAACCAATGCAGCACCGCTGGGAGGACTACCTCAACAAGGCCGAGCAGGAAAGCCGCAACCTCCGCGACACAGTGTCCTCCTCGCCCGACACCTCGCGTCCACAGCCACCAAACCAGGTCGGGGCGCCACCGAACTTCTACGACCCCTCCGCGCAGCAGCAAGCCCAGCCAGGCAGTCAGCCACCCTACGACTACCAGCAGCCCGGCTACCCGCCCCCCGGACAGCAGCAATCGCCCTACGGGACCAATCCGCCGCATCGGCCGGAGTACTAG
- a CDS encoding PAS domain S-box protein — protein sequence MTQLTFQDITYPDDLDTDLHEAGRLLQGDITSYQMDKRYYAKDGHLIWVHLSASMAHDAEGQPLNFIAHIEDISARKRDEQLLRRQATHDTLTDVFNRGRFEEELALYAALSGSEGYDGEAAVLMGPCPHVVDTGFVVMRLRAA from the coding sequence CTGACTCAACTTACGTTCCAAGACATCACTTATCCCGATGATCTCGACACCGACCTGCACGAGGCTGGCCGATTGCTGCAAGGCGATATCACGAGCTATCAGATGGACAAGCGCTACTACGCAAAGGATGGCCACCTTATCTGGGTCCATCTGTCGGCTTCAATGGCCCATGACGCCGAGGGGCAACCCCTCAATTTCATTGCCCACATTGAAGATATCTCGGCTCGTAAGCGGGACGAGCAACTTCTGCGGCGCCAGGCAACTCACGACACGTTGACAGATGTCTTCAACCGCGGGCGATTCGAAGAAGAACTTGCGCTTTACGCAGCGTTGAGTGGCTCTGAGGGTTACGACGGCGAGGCTGCGGTGTTGATGGGGCCTTGCCCCCATGTAGTGGACACGGGATTTGTGGTTATGCGGCTTCGGGCAGCGTAG
- a CDS encoding IS701 family transposase, which translates to MRTNDDAAVAAAYRVDVDRWRSGFDEVLDRVASRFARCEPLRNAGALMLGLVCDIDRKNCWTLAERCGHSSPDRMQHLLARAKWDAEGVRDDLRAYVVDHLGDDEAILIVDETGDVKKGTHTVGTQRQYTGTAGRIENAQVAVYLAYAGPNSHALVDRELYLPKSWIDDSERRQCAGVPTDVEFATKPALAERMITRAVAAGVPARWATGDEVYGADPDLRAAIAAQGLGYVLAVGSNRTVTTSTGSQRVDELARSLPRRAWRRVSAGTGAKGQRWYSWTLVEITDAEPGHHHLLVRRNDKTAELAYYRCYSPNPVTLADYVRVAGRRWKVEESFQAGKGLAGLDEHQVRTWTSWHRWVTLSMLAHAFLVVTTAAQRRSDEPDDQTGQTLITLTVNEFRRLFIALVLQPLHAVADVLAWSTWRRRHQTRARTYHYRKQHQQQ; encoded by the coding sequence GTGAGAACTAACGATGATGCCGCGGTCGCCGCGGCTTACAGGGTAGACGTTGATCGGTGGCGAAGTGGCTTTGATGAGGTGCTGGATCGGGTCGCGTCACGGTTCGCTCGGTGCGAGCCGCTGCGCAACGCCGGCGCGTTGATGCTCGGGTTGGTCTGTGACATTGACCGTAAGAACTGTTGGACGCTGGCCGAGCGTTGCGGCCACAGCAGCCCGGACCGGATGCAGCATCTGCTGGCGCGGGCGAAGTGGGACGCCGAGGGAGTGCGTGATGATCTTCGCGCCTACGTGGTCGACCACCTCGGCGATGACGAGGCGATCCTGATCGTCGATGAGACTGGAGACGTGAAGAAGGGCACTCATACCGTCGGGACTCAGCGCCAGTACACCGGTACCGCGGGCAGGATCGAAAACGCCCAAGTCGCTGTGTATTTGGCCTATGCGGGGCCCAACAGTCACGCACTGGTGGACCGCGAGCTATACCTGCCGAAGTCGTGGATCGACGACTCGGAACGCCGTCAGTGCGCCGGGGTGCCCACCGATGTCGAGTTCGCCACCAAACCTGCGCTGGCCGAGCGGATGATCACTCGTGCTGTGGCCGCCGGAGTCCCTGCGCGATGGGCCACCGGCGACGAGGTCTACGGCGCCGACCCCGACCTGCGCGCCGCGATCGCCGCCCAGGGGCTGGGCTATGTGCTGGCCGTCGGGTCCAATCGCACCGTCACCACCAGTACGGGCAGCCAGCGAGTAGACGAGCTTGCCCGGTCTCTGCCGCGGCGGGCCTGGCGGCGCGTCAGCGCCGGAACCGGCGCCAAGGGCCAACGCTGGTACTCCTGGACGTTGGTCGAAATCACCGACGCCGAGCCCGGCCACCATCACCTGCTGGTGCGCCGCAACGACAAGACCGCTGAATTGGCCTATTACCGCTGCTACAGCCCCAATCCGGTCACCCTGGCCGACTACGTACGGGTCGCCGGGCGGCGCTGGAAGGTCGAGGAATCGTTTCAAGCCGGCAAGGGCCTGGCCGGGCTCGACGAGCACCAGGTACGGACCTGGACCTCTTGGCACCGCTGGGTCACCCTATCCATGCTTGCCCATGCCTTCCTCGTCGTCACGACCGCCGCTCAACGGCGCAGCGACGAACCCGACGACCAGACCGGCCAGACACTGATCACGTTGACAGTCAATGAATTCCGCAGACTCTTCATCGCCCTGGTATTGCAGCCGCTACACGCGGTTGCCGACGTCCTCGCCTGGTCCACCTGGCGGCGACGACATCAAACGAGAGCCCGCACCTACCATTACCGCAAACAACATCAACAACAATGA
- a CDS encoding GAF and ANTAR domain-containing protein, whose translation MTYTGGADLAGRMAELARTLASPRPVKRVLSDVCTAALDLIPGVDAAGVLLIGKNRTFETIPAEHDLAHRLHALQMEYDEGPCVQAALEDVVVRTDDFRHEARWPRYAPACVEIGILSGLSFKLYTAEQIAGALNLFSFQPNVWSADAENVGAVLAAHAAAAILASQNNEQLQAALSTRDRIGQAKGIIMERFKVDDVAAFNMLRQLSQESNVKLVDIAAKVIATRD comes from the coding sequence ATGACATACACCGGTGGCGCGGACTTGGCGGGGCGAATGGCGGAATTGGCGCGAACGCTGGCCAGCCCACGCCCCGTCAAGCGCGTGCTCTCAGACGTGTGCACCGCCGCGCTGGATCTCATACCTGGGGTGGATGCCGCTGGAGTGCTGCTGATCGGAAAAAATCGCACGTTCGAGACGATCCCCGCTGAGCACGATCTGGCGCACCGGTTGCACGCGTTGCAGATGGAATACGACGAAGGACCCTGCGTGCAGGCAGCCCTAGAGGACGTCGTCGTACGCACCGACGACTTCCGCCACGAGGCACGCTGGCCGCGGTACGCGCCGGCGTGCGTCGAGATCGGCATCTTGAGCGGATTGTCGTTCAAGCTGTACACCGCCGAGCAGATCGCCGGGGCGTTGAATTTGTTCAGCTTCCAGCCGAACGTGTGGAGCGCCGACGCCGAGAACGTCGGCGCCGTGCTGGCCGCGCACGCCGCGGCGGCTATTTTGGCCAGCCAGAACAACGAGCAACTACAGGCTGCGCTATCCACCCGCGACCGCATCGGTCAAGCCAAGGGCATCATCATGGAGCGCTTCAAGGTCGACGACGTGGCGGCCTTCAACATGCTGCGCCAACTGTCCCAAGAGAGCAACGTCAAGCTCGTCGACATCGCCGCCAAAGTCATCGCCACCCGCGACTAA
- a CDS encoding IS30 family transposase, protein MGRPSDWVREVTGRRPLRSPGHPGHHRGLERRFWGKVAEGMLPSEAGVAVGVSGVVGSRWFRQGGGMSPYSWPAPSGRYLTFPEREEIALLRVQGRGIREIASALGRSPSTISRELRRNAATRSGTLQYRASVAQWKAELFARRPKATKLETNPKLREYVHQRLSGQVHDAEGNVVAGPAVGQWTGRNKPHRADRRWVQAWSPEQIANRITIDFPDDLSMRISHEAIYQALYVEGRGGLDRDEILSLRTGRALRMPRARSKRVAWAHVTEDTVISKRPKEADDRAVAGHWEGDLIIGLGRSAIGTVVERKTRYTMLVHLPRQDGWGVSKPVKNGPALGGYGALSMNTALEAKLTKLAEPLRKSLTWDRGKELSAHTALTEATGVRVYFADPHSPWQRGTDENTNGLLRQYFPKGTDLSRWTSAELQAVADTLNNRPRKILKWRTPAELMHDELSSIEISVASTN, encoded by the coding sequence GTGGGACGTCCGTCGGATTGGGTTCGTGAGGTTACCGGGCGTAGACCGCTGCGGTCGCCGGGGCATCCCGGTCACCATCGTGGGTTGGAGCGTCGATTCTGGGGCAAGGTGGCCGAGGGGATGTTGCCTTCGGAAGCCGGGGTGGCGGTCGGTGTGTCGGGCGTCGTGGGATCACGATGGTTCCGTCAAGGTGGGGGCATGTCCCCGTACTCGTGGCCGGCGCCTTCAGGTCGCTATTTGACCTTTCCCGAGCGAGAAGAGATCGCGCTACTTCGCGTGCAGGGTAGAGGGATTCGGGAGATCGCTTCGGCTTTGGGGCGGAGTCCGTCGACGATCTCGCGGGAGCTGCGCCGCAACGCAGCGACCCGCAGCGGCACACTGCAATATCGGGCGTCGGTAGCGCAATGGAAGGCAGAACTGTTCGCCCGCCGACCGAAGGCCACCAAGCTGGAGACCAATCCGAAGCTGCGCGAGTACGTGCATCAACGACTGTCTGGCCAGGTTCATGATGCCGAGGGCAATGTGGTCGCCGGACCCGCGGTCGGGCAGTGGACTGGCCGCAACAAGCCGCATCGGGCCGATCGACGGTGGGTGCAGGCGTGGAGTCCTGAGCAGATCGCGAACCGGATCACGATCGACTTCCCCGATGATCTGTCGATGCGGATCAGCCACGAGGCGATCTACCAGGCCTTATACGTCGAGGGACGGGGTGGCCTCGACCGTGACGAGATCCTGAGTCTGCGCACGGGTCGAGCGTTGCGCATGCCGCGAGCCCGCTCGAAACGGGTCGCGTGGGCGCATGTCACCGAGGACACCGTGATCAGCAAGAGACCGAAGGAGGCGGATGACCGCGCAGTTGCCGGCCACTGGGAGGGAGATCTCATCATCGGGCTTGGACGCTCGGCGATCGGCACGGTTGTCGAGCGAAAGACGAGGTACACCATGCTTGTTCACCTGCCACGCCAGGATGGGTGGGGCGTGAGTAAACCGGTCAAGAACGGCCCGGCTCTCGGCGGCTACGGAGCGCTGTCCATGAACACCGCGCTGGAAGCGAAGCTGACGAAACTTGCAGAGCCGCTGAGGAAGTCACTGACATGGGACCGAGGCAAGGAACTATCTGCTCACACCGCGTTGACCGAGGCGACCGGTGTGCGGGTGTACTTCGCCGATCCGCACAGCCCGTGGCAGCGCGGAACTGATGAGAACACCAACGGTCTGCTGCGGCAGTACTTCCCCAAGGGGACTGACTTATCACGTTGGACATCAGCAGAATTGCAAGCTGTTGCCGACACATTGAACAACCGTCCGCGCAAGATACTCAAGTGGCGAACACCCGCCGAACTGATGCACGATGAACTATCCTCGATCGAGATTAGTGTTGCGTCGACCAATTGA